The proteins below are encoded in one region of Penicillium psychrofluorescens genome assembly, chromosome: 4:
- a CDS encoding uncharacterized protein (ID:PFLUO_007065-T1.cds;~source:funannotate): protein MDSPLALNRAALDEFVGQRVSREMVSHLARQASQVIRCEQVTVSHGQVTPPSTPPLDNLPPLPNIEQFITSLVARSQVQVPTLMSSLVYLGRLRARLPPVAKGMRCTVHRIFLASLILAAKNLNDSSPKNKHWARYTAVKGFDGFGFSMPEVNLMERQLLFLLDWDTRVTEEDLLVHLEPFLEPIRLRLEAREQARKAEEDRQRKQQQHREWRRLHASADLLASRLRRQKIDIRNDGRRGSDILTRRLPSHVSCPSMHSAMNNNSSPTNAADADRFNPYMRHRTSPSRQGRSISPPSVRDVPGLSHAETFNSLCSRSSSLAPSSRGTPASMSTCSSHGTDDVMVTDTSSSPASSLSYSYVTVGSLEAKQPLCEPTRQPSKKMKPNGHVHGGGFVARFLASATGSYGRIGRPH from the exons atggaTTCCCCGCTGGCTCTCAACCGGGCCGCTCTGGACGAATTTGTCGGGCAGCGAGTGTCTCGCGAGATGGTGTCACACTTGGCCCGACAAGCCTCGCAGGTCATCCGCTGCGAGCAGGTGACCGTCAGTCACGGGCAGGTCACGCCCCCGTCAACACCGCCGCTAGACAATCTTCCTCCGCTGCCAAACATCGAGCAGTTCATTACCTCGCTTGTCGCCCGTTCGCAGGTCCAGGTGCCCACTCTGATGAGCTCGCTGGTCTATTTGGGCCGTCTGCGGGCCCGCCTACCCCCCGTGGCCAAGGGCATGCGTTGCACCGTTCACCGGATCTTCCTGGCCTCCCTCATTCTGGCAGCCAAGAATCTGAATGACTCCAGCCCCAAGAACAAGCATTGGGCTCGGTATACCGCCGTCAAgggcttcgatggcttcggGTTTTCCATGCCCGAGGTCAATCTGATGGAGCGgcagctcctcttcctgTTGGACTGGGACACCCGCGTcaccgaggaggatctgTTGGTACACCTGGAGCCCTTTCTGGAGCCGATCCGGCTCCGTCTCGAAGCACGCGAACAAGCCAGGAaagccgaggaggaccgACAacggaagcagcagcaacaccgCGAATG GCGCCGTCTCCATGCTTCCGCGGATCTGCTCGCCAGCCGCCTTCGTCGCCAGAAAATCGATATCCGCAACGACGGCCGTCGTGGATCCGATATCTTGACGCGTCGTCTGCCCAGCCATGTCTCCTGCCCCAGCATGCATAGTGCCATGAACAACAATTCCTCGCCGACCAACGCCGCAGACGCCGATCGTTTTAATCCCTACATGCGCCACCGCACCTCGCCCTCCCGGCAAGGCCGCTCcatctcgccgccgtcggtTCGTGACGTGCCGGGTCTATCGCACGCCGAGACGTTCAACTCGCTCTGCTCGCGGTCTTCTAGCCTAGCGCCCAGCTCGCGTGGCACTCCCGCTAGCATGagcacctgctcctcgcACGGCACGGATGACGTGATGGTAACCGACACCAGTAGCAGCCCGGCATCCTCGCTGAGCTATAGCTATGTCACCGTCGGGTCATTGGAAGCCAAACAACCACTGTGTGAGCCAACCCGCCAGCccagcaagaagatgaagcccAACGGCCACGTCCACGGCGGTGGCTTCGTTGCCCGATTCTTGGCCTCTGCTACTGGCTCCTACGGCCGGATTGGCCGTCCTCACTAG
- a CDS encoding uncharacterized protein (ID:PFLUO_007066-T1.cds;~source:funannotate) gives MKSSIASLSLISLALCATGSASILPTRTLQRRADFCGQYDSTTTGSYIVYNNLWGLSADESGTQCTGVDSLSGSTISWYTTYSWSGDTSQVKSYANVALQFTAQQLSAISSIESTWDWSYSTTDITADVSYDMFLSSSASGSDEYEIMVWLAALGGAGPISSTGSTIATPTINGVTWKLYYGLNGSTYVYSFVAESEVTSFSGDMLQFFQYLEENEGVSSSLYLVTVEAGTEPFTGTAELTTSAYSVVVS, from the exons ATGAAATCCTCCATCGCGTCTCTGTCGCTCATCTCCCTAGCGCTGTGTGCGACAGGTAGTGCATCTATACTGCCCACCAGGACGCTCCAGCGCCGCGCCGACTTCTGCGGCCAGTATGACTCAACCACAACGGGCAGCTATATTGTCTACAACAACCTCTGGGGCCTGAGCGCTGATGAATCCGGCACGCAGTGCACAGGCGTCGACTCGCTGAGCGGCTCGACGATCTCCTGGTATACCACATACTCGTGGTCCGGGGATACAAGCCAGGTCAAGAGCTATGCCAATGTTGCGTTACAGTTCACCGCGCAGCAGCTGAGTGCGATCAGCAGCATCGAGTCTACATGGGATTGGAG ttACTCTACTACAGACATCACCGCTGACGTCTCGTACGACATGTTCCTCAGCTCGAGCGCCTCCGGGTCCGACGAATACGAAATCATGGTATGGCTAGCAGCGCTGGGCGGCGCAGGCCCGATCTCATCGACGGGCTCGACCATTGCGACGCCGACTATCAACGGGGTCACCTGGAAGCTGTACTACGGTCTGAACGGGAGCACGTATGTGTACAGCTTTGTGGCGGAGTCCGAGGTGACTAGCTTCTCGGGGGATATGTTGCAGTTCTTCCAGTATCTcgaggagaacgagggcGTGAGCTCCAGTCTGTATCTAGTGACTGTGGAGGCGGGCACGGAGCCTTTTACTGGTACGGCTGAGCTGACGACCTCGGCTTATTCGGTGGTTGTTTCTTGA
- a CDS encoding uncharacterized protein (ID:PFLUO_007067-T1.cds;~source:funannotate), whose translation MPSKSAKSSSTSAQRSGCCSCLSARTLSFLALFLALFAGVYSFLDARLEQFYVFEPEHLHDLSQRAISAHGEDTRSVVNFIVAELEQKVGSKYLNTEEEWVFNNAGGAMGAMYIIHASITEYLIIFGTAIGTEGHTGRHTADDYFNILHGTQLAYVPGEFEAEVYPAGSVHHLVRGEVKQYKMDSSCFALEYARGWIPPMLFFGYADTFSSTLDFPTLWATTRITGREMIGNLLQFKL comes from the exons ATGCCTTCTAAATCCGCCAagtcctcctccaccagcgcTCAGCGCTCGggctgctgcagctgcctCTCCGCCCGCACCCtcagcttcctcgccctcttcctcgccctgTTCGCCGGCGTGTACAGCTTCCTCGACGCGCGCCTGGAGCAGTTCTATGTCTTCGAACCCGAGCATCTGCACGATCTCTCGCAGCGCGCCATCAGCGCCCACGGCGAGGACACGCGCTCCGTCGTCAATTTCATTGTCGCCGAACTCGAGCAAAAGGTCGGCTCCAAGTATCTGAAcaccgaggaggagtggGTTTTCAACAATGCCGGCGGTGCGATGGGCGCCATGTACATAATCCATGCCA GTATCACCGAGTACCTGATCATCTTTGGAACTGCTATCGGCACCGAGGGCCACACGGGCCGTCACACAGCCGACGACTACTTCAACATCCTGCACGGCACCCAGCTGGCCTACGTCCCCGGCGAATTCGAGGCCGAGGTCTACCCGGCAGGCAGCGTGCACCACCTGGTCCGTGGCGAGGTCAAGCAGTACAAGATGGACTCGTCCTGCTTCGCGCTCGAGTACGCCCGGGGCTGGATCCCGCCCATGCTCTTCTTTGGGTATGCCgacaccttctccagcacgcTGGACTTCCCCACGCTGTGGGCGACGACGCGCATCACGGGGCGCGAGATGATTGGGAATCTATTGCAGTTCAAGCTGTGA
- a CDS encoding uncharacterized protein (ID:PFLUO_007068-T1.cds;~source:funannotate), with the protein MHLHLCGCHVLPREGFSGRWSFLPQISLKAHATILSSVARTTLIQIFANPSDQTLEEVQYDFPLYDGVSVVGFKCHIGTRFLRSQVKTKDQATADFKQAVSNDQSAALLENENEGDVFKIRLGNVRAGEKVTVEITFVGDLRQDAQTDGVRYMLPNVIAPRYGSTVGGSNVTADIQGISITVDVLMDKDSIIRELQSPSHSIKASLGRISASDSTTFEPSQASATLNLSKGNILLEKDFVLLRKADGLDEPRAIIESHPAIPGQRAVMATLVPKFNLPRANPEIVFVLDRSGSMGGKIETLKSALKVFLKSLPVGICFNICSFGSRHQFLWPKSRVYDEASLQEAMILVEELAADFGGTNMTPAVEAVVENRLESKSLEVLLLTDGQIRNQEQLFNFVRQESKSRTAPARFFSLGIGDAASSALVEGIARNGNGISQSVLLDEELDRKVIRMLKGALYPHLYDCRLEVEYEGDLENDFEMVQGSETETQTEDEKTRSELLSQGEKPQNPISLFDEKFQDDTERSEPATERLSTVDPPTILQAPYNIPALFPFIRASVYLLIDPQSPEQVPKALTFHATCSHGPLKLQIPIQDIGNGETIHHLASRKAVIELEEGHGWLSDAKDTAGNPIQLLHPNTKKQLETSECQRLGLKYQVSGKYCSFIALEEDFDELSKGQPNKVFEVTEQPKAENPAEMARVGGGPQMMQIVASRARRPPAPSFGSVSAGNSFDNEFCAEPSSGGPALSQNMQNQFMGWGYGPSAASAQAPSRLSRGAPANAPTPPSSRRMFGQAVPTASLFGSASAANKRGELASALNSPPPPASSLFGSANAEGVQRFSAHSASPFGISDAQRFSGKPASPFGKPQSTDPKSPAERAHAIIGLQTFEGTWKWSKELFNLLDTDEHQVTKYMEEKLLRGQNMTPQSATGVLVATLLAMGFLKNKNADLKSTWELVYGKAEEWVDQRQEDMVLLFHQTLKEVKEEIMALA; encoded by the coding sequence ATGCATCTCCATCTTTGTGGTTGTCATGTTCTCCCCCGAGAAGGCTTTAGCGGCCGGTGGTCATTCCTTCCTCAGATCTCCCTCAAGGCCCATGCAACCATCTTATCGTCCGTGGCACGTACCACCCTCATCCAGATCTTTGCCAACCCGTCAGACCAGACTCTCGAGGAGGTGCAATACGATTTTCCTCTCTACGATGGGGTCAGTGTGGTCGGCTTCAAGTGTCATATTGGCACGAGATTCCTACGCAGCCAGGTGAAGACAAAGGACCAGGCCACCGCCGACTTCAAGCAAGCCGTCTCGAACGACCAGTCGGCTGCCCTTTTGGAAAACGAAAACGAAGGTGATGTCTTCAAGATCAGGCTGGGTAATGTGCGAGCCGGCGAGAAAGTCACAGTCGAAATCACCTTCGTTGGCGACCTGAGACAGGACGCGCAGACTGATGGCGTTCGATACATGCTGCCGAATGTCATCGCGCCTCGCTACGGAAGCACCGTGGGAGGCTCGAACGTTACTGCAGACATCCAAGGCATATCGATTACAGTTGATGTGCTGATGGATAAAGACTCTATCATCCGGGAGCTACAGTCCCCAAGCCATTCGATCAAGGCCTCGCTGGGCCGTATTTCTGCATCTGACTCCACCACTTTTGAACCATCTCAAGCATCCGCCACTTTGAACCTGAGTAAAGGCAATATCTTGCTCGAAAAGGACTTTGTTTTGCTTCGCAAAGCAGACGGGCTTGACGAACCTCGCGCGATCATCGAATCTCATCCCGCAATCCCTGGTCAGCGAGCAGTGATGGCGACCTTGGTCCCCAAGTTCAACCTCCCACGAGCAAACCCAGAGATTGTCTTTGTTCTAGACCGGAGTGGCAGCATGGGTGGCAAAATCGAGACGCTGAAGTCTGCTCTCAAAGTTTTCCTCAAGTCACTGCCCGTCGGCATTTGCTTCAACATTTGCTCTTTTGGAAGCCGTCATCAGTTCCTCTGGCCAAAGAGCAGAGTCTACGATGAAGCAAGCTTACAGGAGGCTATGATTCTGGTTGAGGAGCTCGCTGCAGATTTTGGGGGCACGAACATGACGCCGGCGGTTGAAGCAGTTGTAGAGAACCGCTTGGAGAGCAAGAGCTTAGAAGTTCTTCTGCTCACAGACGGACAGATTCGCAACCAAGAGCAACTATTCAATTTCGTCCGCCAGGAATCTAAGAGCCGCACCGCCCCGGctcgcttcttctcccttgGCATTGGTGATGCGGCGTCTTCTGCCTTGGTTGAAGGAATTGCAAGGAATGGGAATGGGATCTCTCAATCTGTGCtcctggacgaggagcttgatcGAAAGGTTATTCGAATGCTCAAGGGTGCGCTGTATCCTCACCTCTATGACTGCCGGCTCGAAGTGGAGTACGAGGGTGACTTGGAAAATGATTTCGAGATGGTCCAGGGCTCCGAGACTGAAACGCAGACGGAAGATGAGAAGACAAGATCAGAACTTCTCTCTCAAGGGGAGAAGCCTCAGAACCCAATATCCTTGTTTGATGAAAAATTTCAAGACGACACTGAGAGGTCAGAACCAGCAACGGAGCGCCTCTCTACCGTCGACCCGCCTACGATTCTTCAAGCCCCATACAACATCCCAGCTCTGTTTCCATTCATCAGAGCGTCTGTATACCTTCTGATTGACCCCCAATCACCCGAACAAGTCCCCAAAGCCCTCACCTTCCACGCAACCTGCTCGCACGGCCCGCTCAAGCTACAAATCCCCATCCAGGATATCGGAAATGGGGAAACGATCCACCATCTCGCTTCACGCAAAGCCGTCATTGAATTGGAAGAGGGCCATGGCTGGCTCAGTGATGCCAAAGACACCGCCGGAAATCccatccagctgcttcaCCCCAACACCAAAAAGCAACTCGAGACCAGCGAGTGTCAGCGTCTGGGTCTCAAGTACCAGGTTTCGGGAAAGTACTGTTCGTTCATTGCCCTGGAGGAGGACTTCGATGAGTTGTCCAAAGGCCAACCGAACAAGGTATTTGAGGTGACCGAGCAACCAAAGGCTGAGAACCCCGCTGAGATGGCAAGAGTGGGTGGAGGGCCCCAAATGATGCAGATCGTCGCATCCCGGGCACGTCGGCCGCCTGCGCCATCTTTTGGTTCAGTTTCTGCCGGCAATTCTTTTGACAATGAGTTTTGTGCCGAACCATCTTCGGGCGGCCCTGCTCTTTCTCAAAATATGCAGAATCAATTTATGGGCTGGGGATATGGACCCTCCGCTGCTTCGGCTCAGGCTCCTTCAAGATTGTCTCGCGGTGCACCAGCCAATGCCCCTACGCCGCCGAGCTCTAGACGAATGTTTGGACAGGCAGTGCCCACCGCTTCACTTTTTGGCAGTGCATCTGCTGCTAACAAACGGGGAGAACTTGCAAGTGCCCTAAATagtcctcctccgccagcttcgTCATTATTCGGGAGCGCAAATGCCGAGGGCGTTCAACGATTCTCAGCGCAttcagcatcgccattcGGAATCTCGGACGCTCAGCGATTCTCAGGAAAaccagcatcgccattcGGAAAGCCGCAGAGCACCGATCCAAAGTCCCCAGCTGAAAGAGCCCACGCCATCATTGGACTGCAAACCTTTGAAGGAACCTGGAAATGGTCGAAGGAGCTATTCAATTTGCTTGACACAGACGAACACCAAGTCACGAAGTAcatggaggagaagctgctccGTGGCCAAAATATGACTCCACAGTCTGCCACTGGAGTGCTCGTTGCTACGCTTCTGGCGATGGGGTTCCTCAAGAACAAGAATGCGGATCTGAAGAGTACATGGGAGCTTGTGTATGGCAAGGCTGAAGAATGGGTTGACCAGCGGCAGGAAGATATGGTATTGCTATTTCATCAGACTTTGAAGgaggtcaaggaggagatcatggCGCTTGCCTGA
- a CDS encoding uncharacterized protein (ID:PFLUO_007069-T1.cds;~source:funannotate) produces the protein MAAALPHPFDPLGPEEISRASRIVRPHFGGQDPNFRVVTLLEPSKKQMIPYLEKEHHKQPVGQVPTRYARVEVVVKGSGNENQLFELIVDLDNDKVARKQHVKGKHSYIDADYMKAVEAACLANEEVQAEIRTLDLPAGATVVVEPWAYATDGMNDMTDRVTMCWFYLRLLESPDANYYAYPLDVCAEVSEALKVTKVYRLPTKPHERINNEKKPFDRRRIHSTAASEYHPQLRPNPRTTTKPYQVVQPEGPSFHIQGNDVKWEKWSFRVGFNYREGLTLHDIRYDGRSLFYRLSLAEMFVPYGDPRAPYPRKAAFDLGNDGAGINANNLQLGCDCLGTIKYFDAYHNTPAGDPLKLPNVVCCHEQDDGILWKHTNFRTQTPVVTRSRILILQTIITVSNYEYIFAWHFCQDASIFYEVRATGILSTVPSDIDIKEKIPYGTVVAPGVLAPYHQHLFSLRIDPAIDGQSNSLVVEESKALPVDNPAVHNPFGVGYTTESQIIEEEGGFDLDFTKNRTFKFVNENKTNPITGTPVGFKLMPFYSQMLLSHPDSYHAKRSEYCEHAVWVTHYEDNDHFPAGRYTMQSLGGDGVASAIANRRGTGTAKSVRDQDIVIWHTFGSTHNPRIEDWPVMPNEKLMVGLKPVNFFSGNPSLDVAVSTQDKNKSVLYTGEETKTAACCPSRL, from the exons ATGGCTGCTGCGCTCCCTCATCCCTTCGACCCACTTGGGCCCGAGGAAATCTCACGA GCTTCGAGGATCGTCCGCCCGCACTTTGGGGGGCAGGACCCTAATTTTCGAGTCGTCACCCTTCTGGAGCCgtccaagaagcagatgatCCCATACCTCGAGAAGGAGCATCATAAGCAGCCTGTAGGACAGGTCCCGACTCGGTATGCCCGGGTTGAGGTAGTCGTGAAAGGCAGCGGCAATGAAAATCAGCTGTTCGAGCTCATTGTCGATCTTGACAATGACAAGGTTGCGCGGAAGCAGCATGTCAAGGGAAAGCATTCCTACATTGATGCCGACTACATGAAAGCTGTGGAAGCTGCCTGTCTGGCCAACGAGGAAGTACAGGCTGAGATCCGCACCCTTGACCTTCCAGCTGGGGCcactgttgttgttgagcCGTGGGCATACGCCACGGATGGCATGAACGATATGACTGATCGAGTCACAATG TGCTGGTTCTACCTCCGGTTGCTAGAGAGTCCCGATGCCAACTACTACGCATATCCACTGGACGTCTGTGCGGAGGTCTCAGAGGCGCTCAAAGTCACCAAGGTCTATCGTCTGCCGACCAAGCCGCACGAGAGGATCAATAACGAAAAGAAGCCCTTTGACCGCCGAAGAATTCATTCGACCGCTGCAAGCGAATACCATCCTCAACTCCGGCCAAACCCGCGGACGACCACCAAGCCATACCAGGTTGTCCAGCCCGAGGGCCCATCATTCCATATCCAAGGCAACGACGTCAAGTGGGAGAAATGGAGCTTCCGAGTGGGTTTCAATTACCGAGAAGGTCTTACCTTGCACGATATTCGCTATGATGGCCGTAGCCTCTTCTACCGCCTCTCCCTGGCCGAGATGTTTGTGCCTTATGGAGACCCGCGTGCTCCCTATCCTCGCAAGGCTGCATTCGATCTTGGTAATGATGGTGCGGGTATTAATGCGAATAACCTGCAGCTTGGCTGCGATTGTCTCG GAACGATTAAGTACTTTGATGCTTACCACAACACGCCCGCCGGCGATCCCTTGAAATTGCCCAATGTTGTCTGCTGTCACGAACAAGACGATGGCATCCTTTGGAAGCACACCAACTTCCGTACTCAGACTCCTGTCGTCACTCGCTCTCGCATCCTCATTCTACAGACAATCATCACCGTGAGCAACTATGAGTATATATTTGCCTGGCACTTCTGCCAAGACGCCTCGATCTTTTATGAGGTTCGCGCCACAGGTATTCTATCCACGGTGCCCTCCGATATCGATATCAAGGAAAAGATCCCCTACGGAACTGTCGTGGCACCTGGCGTCCTGGCGCCCTATCACCAGCATCTCTTCAGTCTCCGAATTGACCCTGCAATTGATGGTCAATCCAACTCGTTGGTCGTTGAGGAGTCCAAGGCCCTCCCAGTCGACAACCCGGCCGTCCATAACCCATTCGGTGTAGGCTACACCACGGAAAGCCAGATCAttgaggaagagggcggctTCGACCTCGATTTCACCAAGAACCGCACCTTCAAGTTCGTCAACGAGAACAAGACCAACCCTATCACGGGTACGCCCGTTGGGTTCAAACTCATGCCCTTCTACAGCCAGATGCTCCTGTCTCATCCTGACTCGTACCACGCAAAGCGCTCTGAATACTGCGAACATGCCGTCTGGGTGACTCACTACGAGGACAACGACCACTTTCCAGCAGGCAGGTACACCATGCAATCACTCGGTGGCGACGGGGTGGCCTCTGCTATTGCAAATCGCCGAGGCACGGGCACAGCCAAATCCGTCAGAGACCAGGACATTGTCATTTGGCACACCTTTGGTTCAACGCACAACCCTCGCATTGAGGACTGGCCTGTGATGCCGAACGAGAAGCTCATGGTCGGACTTAAGCCCGTCAACTTCTTCTCTGGGAATCCTAGCTTGGACGTTGCTGTCTCCACGCAGGACAAGAACAAGAGTGTTTTGTACACTGGCGAGGAGACAAAGACCGCGGCATGCTGCCCCTCTAGATTGTAA
- a CDS encoding uncharacterized protein (ID:PFLUO_007070-T1.cds;~source:funannotate): MPKQRPFQLDDQSLFHESSLLNGEWVPAQSRETFDVEDPGSRQVFASCPVNKVQDVNEFVTNSQAAFLTYRHVNPRQRARMLLEWHRLITNAREDIAKLVTYETGKPLTEARGEIDYALGFAWWFAGEAERIRGSVAIPSVSDRRTFVIKQPIGVAVALVPWNFPVAMIIRKVAAALAAGCSMIVKPSPETPLSVLALADLALRAGFPAGVFNVITTDNDNTPAVSEALCKHPLVRKVTFTGSTAVGRVIARHCSEGLKKVTMELGGNCPFIIFNDGDIDQAVAALMILKWRTAGQACTHANRVYVQSGIYDKFAQKMLEATQEIRVGHGADATTTMGALTTSRGIEKLEKHVANAVSKGGKVLCGGKTSSGLAGYFFEPTIISGMTSSMMTTNEEIFGPLLGLYRFEAEEEVVKAANNTSMGLASYFFTRDVDRTWRLLESLEAGMIGMNTGNSSGAESPFGGIKESGYGKEAGKDVAIEEYLIQKTGTLTVGSISKL; this comes from the exons ATGCCTAAGCAGCGACCCTTTCAG TTAGACGATCAGTCCCTCTTTCATGAGAGCTCTTTGCTCAATGGCGAATGGGTTCCTGCGCAATCGCGCGAGACCTTTGATGTGGAAG ATCCCGGAAGCCGCCAAGTCTTTGCCTCGTGTCCCGTCAACAAGGTCCAAGATGTGAATGAGTTCGTCACCAACTCCCAGGCGGCGTTCCTCACGTATCGGCATGTCAACCCCCGCCAGCGAGCCCGGATGCTGCTCGAGTGGCATAGGCTCATCACCAATGCGCGGGAGGACATCGCCAAGCTAGTCACGTACGAGACGGGCAAGCCTCTCACCGAAGCCCGTGGGGAGATCGACTATGCCCTGGGATTTGCTTGGTGGTTCGCCGGAGAAGCAGAACGCATTCGAGGCTCCGTAGCCATCCCATCTGTCTCTGATCGTCGGACTTTTGTGATTAAGCAGCCGATTGGTGTGGCCGTTGCTCTGGTCCCGTGGAATTTCCCAGTGGCTATGATCATCCGCAAAgtcgctgctgctctggcGGCTGGCTGCTCTATGATCGTCAAACCATCTCCCGAGACACCTTTGAGTGTTCTGGCCCTTGCCGACTTGGCTCTTCGGGCCGGGTTCCCAGCAGGCGTGTTCAATGTCATCACTACCGACAATGACAATACACCTGCAGTCAGCGAGGCTCTTTGCAAGCATCCCCTTGTCCGCAAGGTGACCTTTACAGGTAGCACTGCCGTAGGACGAGTTATTGCGCGACACTGCTCCGAAGGACTCAAGAAGGTCACAATGGAACTTGGAGGCAACTGCCCGTTCATCATCTTTAACGACGGAGATATAGACCAAGCAGTAGCTGCACTTATGATACTCAAGTGGCGCACTGCTGGTCAGGCATGCACCCATGCAAACAGAGTATATGTGCAGAGCGGAATTTACGACAAATTTGCGCAGAAGATGCTTGAAGCTACTCAGGAGATCCGCGTTGGTCACGGTGCTGACGCTACCACTACCATGGGAGCGCTGACGACATCCCGAGGCATTGAAAAACTGGAGAAGCATGTTGCCAATGCCGTGTCCAAGGGAGGCAAGGTTCTGTGCGGAGGCAAGACCTCCAGCGGTCTAGCAGGATACTTCTTCGAACCTACCATCATCTCCGGCATGACCTCATCCATGATGACAACAAATGAGGAGATTTTTGGACCCCTTCTGGGTCTGTATAGGTTTGAAGCTGAGGAGGAAGTCGTCAAAGCGGCAAACAATACCTCCATGGGGCTTGCGTCCTACTTCTTCACCAGGGATGTTGACCGCACTTGGAGACTGCTGGAGAGCCTTGAAGCTGGCATGATTGGCATGAATACAG GCAATTCGTCCGGGGCAGAATCTCCCTTTGGAGGAATCAAGGAGTCGGGATACGGCAAGGAAGCGGGCAAAGATGTAGCTATTGAAGAGTACCTGATCCAGAAAACGGGTACTCTGACCGTTGGATCCATTTCAAAGCTGTGA
- a CDS encoding uncharacterized protein (ID:PFLUO_007071-T1.cds;~source:funannotate), which yields MVITKKPEPFKKALHFTVEEFQERRNRALALMKRENLDGFLMTKQESLYYFTGFDTFGYVFFQAMYFHSDGRMRLITRSPDLRQALYTSILEKKDVMIRSDEATANPVSLVPEVLKEFGINSSSKRIGYEPDSCTLNLRIGKLLLEAVDGLCTLVDHSTLFGRELRLIKSETEIRKIRKAAYLVDFALVRALKLAKPGAYEGDLWREIVGTVYEGGGDDPANENILVSGNKAVLTRYSTGKSKIDRQITLEHGAAYKHYHACLMRTIPLGGVTKLARRMHEVNILQMEAAMEALKPGREIGDVFEAYARVADENGFSEQRLSACGYSMGATFAPTWMDFPMFVRGQDVVVQKGMVFFIHIILMDMATDTASSVGQTVEVTADGCVPLSKLPFCLTRKQTLASWKKIRKEDYSFSAEEEDDGENLQDIELSDGETDAEDYEIEYDFSDYQGAT from the coding sequence ATGGTCATCACAAAGAAGCCCGAGCCTTTCAAGAAGGCCCTCCACTTCACCGTCGAGGAGTTTCAGGAGAGACGCAACCGGGCCCTCGCCCTCATGAAGCGGGAGAACCTCGATGGATTCCTCATGACCAAACAAGAGTCCCTCTACTACTTCACCGGATTCGACACCTTCGGCTAcgtcttcttccaggctATGTACTTCCATAGCGATGGACGCATGCGTCTGATTACCCGTTCGCCAGACCTGCGCCAGGCTCTCTACACCTCCATcctcgagaagaaggacgTCATGATCCGATCTGATGAGGCTACCGCCAACCCTGTCTCGCTTGTCCCCGAAGTGCTGAAGGAGTTTGGCATCAATTCTTCCTCGAAGAGAATCGGCTACGAGCCAGACTCGTGCACCCTAAATCTGCGTATTGGAAAGCTGCTCCTCGAAGCCGTCGACGGTCTTTGCACCCTTGTCGACCACAGCACCTTGTTCGGCCGGGAACTGCGTCTCATCAAGTCCGAGACGGAGATCCGCAAAATCCGTAAGGCTGCGTACCTGGTCGATTTTGCCCTCGTCCGCGCACTCAAACTCGCTAAGCCGGGCGCTTACGAGGGCGACCTATGGCGCGAGATTGTTGGTACCGTCTACGAAGGTGGCGGCGACGATCCGGCCaacgagaacatcctcgtGTCTGGCAACAAGGCTGTTTTGACTCGCTACTCTACTGGCAAGTCTAAGATCGACCGACAGATCACCCTAGAGCACGGCGCGGCGTATAAACACTACCACGCGTGTCTGATGCGGACGATCCCGCTAGGCGGCGTCACTAAGCTGGCAAGACGTATGCACGAGGTCAATATCCTACAGATGGAGGCTGCCATGGAGGCCCTCAAGCCAGGCAGGGAGATTGGCGACGTATTTGAGGCGTATGCCCGTGTGGCCGATGAGAACGGTTTCAGCGAGCAGAGACTTAGCGCCTGCGGATACAGTATGGGCGCTACTTTTGCTCCGACCTGGATGGACTTCCCCATGTTTGTGCGTGGCCAGGACGTCGTCGTCCAGAAGGGcatggtcttcttcatccacatTATTCTCATGGACATGGCCACCGACACGGCTAGCTCTGTCGGGCAGACCGTCGAGGTCACTGCAGACGGCTGTGTGCCACTCTCCAAGCTGCCTTTCTGCCTCACTCGCAAACAGACGCTTGCTTCCTGGAAGAAAATTCGCAAGGAGGATTACAGCTTctctgccgaggaggaagatgatggcgagaaCCTGCAGGACATTGAGCTTTCTGACGGCGAGACCGACGCCGAGGATTACGAGATTGAGTATGACTTTAGTGACTACCAGGGAGCCACCTAG